From a region of the Burkholderia lata genome:
- the phnY gene encoding phosphonoacetaldehyde dehydrogenase — protein sequence MMAHPRHDHPAFRAEALRWCGTRATRERTLDVMDPYTGTRVGTAPLASVDDVRAAFDYAMAYRPKLTRYERSQILERAAALLRERTEEASDLITLESGLSKQDSRYEIGRVADVLKFAAIEALRDDAQSFSCDLTPHGKARRVFSQRQPLDGVIVAITPFNHPMNQVAHKIAPAIATNNRVIVKPSEKVPLSAFYLADLLYEAGLPEPMLQVLTGDPREIADELVTHPHASLITFTGGVAIGKAIAARAGYRRIVLELGGNDPLIVLDDADLDRATSLAVLGSYRNSGQRCTAVKRMLVQRSIAPAFTELLVEKTRAWKYGDPFDPANEMGTVIDEEAARLFEARVEEAVAQGARLLTGNVRRGALYAPTVLDNVDPSMTIVREETFGPVSPVITFDTIDDAIRISNGTAFGLSSGVCTDSTAAVVRFVNELNVGTVNVWEVPGYRIELSPFGGIKDSGLGYKEGVQEAMKSFTNLKTFSLPWE from the coding sequence ATGATGGCTCATCCCCGACACGATCACCCGGCGTTTCGCGCAGAGGCGCTGCGCTGGTGCGGCACACGCGCGACGCGGGAACGCACGCTCGACGTCATGGACCCGTACACGGGCACGCGCGTCGGGACGGCACCGCTGGCGAGCGTCGACGATGTGCGCGCGGCATTCGACTACGCGATGGCGTATCGGCCGAAGCTCACGCGGTACGAGCGTTCGCAGATCCTCGAGCGTGCGGCCGCGCTGCTGCGCGAGCGCACCGAGGAAGCGTCCGACCTGATTACGCTCGAATCGGGGCTGTCGAAACAGGACTCCCGCTACGAGATCGGCCGCGTGGCCGACGTGTTGAAGTTTGCGGCGATCGAGGCGCTGCGCGACGACGCGCAGAGTTTCTCGTGCGACCTGACGCCCCACGGCAAGGCGCGCCGCGTGTTCTCGCAGCGGCAGCCGCTCGACGGCGTGATCGTCGCGATCACGCCGTTCAATCATCCGATGAACCAGGTGGCGCACAAGATCGCGCCGGCGATCGCGACCAACAACCGCGTGATCGTGAAGCCCTCGGAGAAGGTGCCGCTGTCGGCGTTCTACCTGGCCGACCTGCTGTATGAGGCCGGGCTGCCGGAGCCGATGCTGCAGGTGCTGACCGGCGATCCGCGCGAGATCGCGGACGAGCTCGTCACGCACCCGCATGCGTCGCTGATTACCTTTACCGGCGGCGTTGCGATCGGCAAGGCGATTGCCGCACGGGCCGGCTACCGCCGCATCGTGCTGGAACTGGGCGGCAACGATCCGCTGATCGTCCTGGACGATGCCGATCTCGACCGCGCGACGTCGCTGGCGGTGCTCGGCTCGTACCGGAATTCGGGCCAGCGCTGCACGGCCGTCAAGCGGATGCTGGTGCAGCGCTCGATCGCACCCGCGTTCACCGAACTGCTTGTCGAGAAGACGCGTGCATGGAAGTACGGCGATCCGTTCGATCCCGCGAACGAAATGGGTACGGTGATCGACGAGGAAGCGGCGCGGCTGTTCGAAGCGCGAGTGGAAGAGGCAGTCGCACAGGGCGCTCGCCTGTTGACCGGCAACGTGCGGCGCGGCGCGCTGTATGCACCGACCGTGCTCGACAACGTCGATCCGTCGATGACGATCGTGCGCGAGGAGACCTTCGGCCCGGTATCGCCAGTGATCACGTTCGACACGATCGACGACGCGATCCGGATCAGCAACGGGACGGCGTTCGGGTTGTCGTCGGGCGTCTGTACGGACAGCACGGCGGCGGTCGTGCGGTTCGTGAACGAGTTGAACGTCGGCACGGTGAATGTATGGGAAGTGCCCGGATACCGGATCGAGCTGTCGCCGTTCGGCGGGATCAAGGATTCGGGGCTCGGTTACAAGGAAGGCGTTCAGGAGGCGATGAAGAGCTTCACGAACCTGAAGACGTTTTCGCTGCCTTGGGAGTGA
- the phnA gene encoding phosphonoacetate hydrolase — translation MNAAFSLRQPGEASAAGTSTDLAGRAVDVNGRHYRLPVEPTVVVCVDGCEYDYLERAVEAGVAPFIGRMISEGTAWRADCVVPTFTNPNNLSIVCGVPPSVHGICGNYFWDPAADGGRGAEVMMNDPAYLRAGTLLAAASDAGARVAVVTAKDKLRRLLGWQLNGICFSAEKAAQANLAENGIVDVLDWVGLPSPDVYSAALSEFVFAAGVRLAQTRQVDLMYLSTTDYVQHKCEPGSAGANAFYAMMDGYLAQLDALGWAIGLTADHGMNAKHDPATGRPNVIYLQDAFDGWYGVQAARVILPITDPYVVHHGALGSFATIYLAPGVDRAEAMWRVGGLDGVELVLDNAEAAARFELPADRIGDLVVIGRRDMTLGTREREHDLSGLTVPLRSHGGVSEQEVPLLFNRRIEPIDPARRPRNFDVFDFVLNRVAT, via the coding sequence ATGAACGCCGCCTTCTCATTGCGCCAACCCGGCGAAGCGTCGGCAGCCGGCACATCGACGGATCTCGCGGGGCGCGCCGTCGACGTCAACGGCCGGCACTACCGGCTGCCGGTCGAGCCGACCGTCGTCGTCTGCGTCGACGGCTGCGAGTACGACTATCTCGAACGGGCGGTGGAAGCGGGCGTCGCGCCGTTCATCGGCCGGATGATTTCGGAAGGTACGGCCTGGCGCGCCGATTGTGTCGTGCCGACCTTCACCAACCCGAACAACCTGTCGATCGTCTGCGGCGTGCCGCCGTCGGTCCACGGGATCTGCGGCAACTATTTCTGGGATCCGGCCGCCGACGGCGGGCGCGGTGCCGAAGTCATGATGAACGACCCGGCTTACCTCCGGGCCGGCACGCTGCTCGCGGCGGCGTCCGACGCCGGTGCGCGGGTCGCCGTCGTGACGGCGAAGGACAAGCTGCGCCGGCTGCTCGGCTGGCAACTGAACGGCATCTGCTTTTCGGCCGAGAAGGCGGCGCAGGCGAATCTCGCGGAAAACGGGATCGTCGACGTGCTCGACTGGGTCGGCCTGCCGTCGCCGGACGTCTACAGCGCGGCGTTGTCCGAATTCGTGTTCGCGGCCGGCGTGCGGCTTGCGCAGACGCGCCAGGTCGACCTGATGTACCTGTCGACCACCGACTACGTGCAGCACAAGTGCGAGCCGGGCAGTGCCGGCGCGAACGCGTTCTACGCGATGATGGACGGCTATCTCGCGCAGCTCGACGCGCTAGGCTGGGCGATCGGCCTCACGGCCGACCACGGGATGAACGCGAAGCACGATCCCGCGACGGGCCGGCCGAACGTCATCTATCTGCAGGATGCATTCGACGGCTGGTACGGTGTGCAGGCTGCGCGCGTGATCCTGCCGATCACGGATCCGTACGTCGTGCATCACGGCGCGCTCGGCTCGTTCGCAACCATCTATCTGGCGCCGGGCGTCGACCGGGCCGAGGCGATGTGGCGCGTCGGCGGCCTTGACGGCGTCGAGCTCGTGCTCGACAACGCGGAAGCCGCCGCACGTTTCGAGCTGCCGGCTGACCGGATCGGCGATCTCGTCGTGATCGGCCGCCGCGACATGACGCTCGGCACGCGCGAGCGCGAACACGATCTGTCGGGCCTCACGGTGCCGCTGCGTTCGCATGGCGGCGTGTCGGAGCAGGAAGTACCGCTGCTGTTCAATCGCCGTATCGAGCCGATCGATCCCGCGCGTCGCCCGCGCAACTTCGACGTGTTCGATTTCGTGCTGAACCGGGTCGCGACATGA
- a CDS encoding MFS transporter yields MTDSPAQGGRTTDFLPYLVAATFFMEYLDTTVIATALPQMARSFGVGPNALSLGMTAYMLALAVFIPISGWIADRYGSRTVFASAIVVFTGASVLCGLSEGVVTFTAARLLQGVGGAMMVPVGRMIVVRSTEKAKLMRAIATITWPGIVAPVVGPPIGGFITTYASWRWIFLLNVPFGIAALACTWLIVRNTRADEQRPLDWGGFVLAGGALTCLLIGTEAAGQQDVHFTRAAVLVGGSVLFGIAAWWHARRCAHPLLDFTTLNVPTFSVTVITGSITRMAINAVPYLLPLLFQIGFGLSPFQSGLLLLASALGNLGMKAGTSWILDRFGFRRVALVDVTIVGLFTIACGWLTASTPLAITLFVVFVYGLTRSMQFTTLATLAYADIPAQQTSAASTLWSAAQQMTIGMGIAFGALSLRLAALVRGDAAGMHYVLDDFRWAFVAAGVLALLTLPGYARLASDAGDRLRANAARG; encoded by the coding sequence ATGACTGACAGCCCTGCCCAAGGTGGTCGGACGACCGACTTCTTGCCGTATCTCGTCGCCGCGACGTTCTTCATGGAGTACCTCGACACGACCGTGATCGCGACCGCGCTGCCGCAAATGGCACGCTCGTTCGGCGTCGGGCCGAACGCGCTGAGTCTCGGGATGACGGCCTATATGCTGGCGCTGGCGGTGTTCATCCCGATCAGCGGCTGGATCGCGGACCGCTATGGCTCGCGCACCGTGTTCGCCAGTGCAATCGTCGTCTTTACAGGTGCGTCGGTGCTGTGCGGGTTGTCCGAGGGCGTCGTGACGTTCACCGCTGCGCGCCTGCTGCAAGGCGTCGGCGGGGCGATGATGGTGCCGGTCGGGCGCATGATCGTCGTGCGCAGCACCGAGAAGGCGAAGTTGATGCGTGCGATCGCGACGATCACGTGGCCAGGCATCGTCGCGCCCGTCGTCGGGCCGCCGATCGGCGGCTTTATCACGACTTATGCGTCATGGCGATGGATCTTCCTGCTTAACGTTCCGTTCGGCATCGCCGCGCTGGCCTGCACGTGGTTGATCGTCCGGAACACGCGGGCCGACGAGCAACGGCCGCTCGACTGGGGCGGCTTCGTGCTCGCCGGAGGTGCGCTGACCTGCCTGCTGATCGGCACGGAAGCGGCCGGCCAGCAGGACGTCCACTTTACGCGCGCGGCTGTCCTGGTGGGCGGGAGCGTGCTGTTCGGCATCGCCGCGTGGTGGCACGCGCGACGTTGCGCGCATCCGTTGCTCGACTTCACGACATTGAACGTGCCGACGTTCTCGGTGACGGTGATCACCGGGTCGATTACGCGGATGGCCATCAATGCTGTGCCGTACCTGCTGCCGCTGTTGTTCCAGATCGGCTTCGGGCTGTCGCCGTTCCAATCCGGCCTGCTGCTGCTCGCGAGCGCGCTCGGCAATCTCGGGATGAAGGCGGGAACGTCGTGGATTCTCGACCGCTTCGGCTTCCGGCGCGTCGCCCTCGTCGACGTGACGATAGTCGGCCTCTTCACGATCGCATGCGGCTGGCTGACTGCCTCGACGCCACTCGCGATTACGCTATTTGTCGTATTTGTCTACGGACTGACGCGCTCGATGCAGTTCACGACGCTCGCGACGCTGGCCTATGCGGATATCCCGGCTCAGCAGACAAGTGCGGCCAGCACGCTGTGGAGCGCCGCGCAGCAGATGACGATCGGGATGGGCATCGCGTTCGGTGCGTTGTCGCTGCGACTCGCTGCGTTGGTGCGCGGTGATGCGGCGGGCATGCACTACGTGCTTGACGACTTTCGCTGGGCATTCGTCGCGGCGGGCGTGCTCGCGTTGCTGACGTTGCCGGGCTATGCACGGCTCGCCTCAGATGCGGGCGACCGGCTGCGGGCGAATGCGGCGCGTGGGTAG
- a CDS encoding inorganic phosphate transporter, whose protein sequence is MNQPASSTPNNSGSVERTRQLGYAVFLLVLAIGAIYIATHLIDDLSPMREGSLFPYLMLGAALLIALGFEFVNGFHDTANAVATVIYTHSLTPNVAVIWSGLWNFLGVMISSGAVAFGILQLLPVELILQVGSGAGFSMVFALLIAAIVWNLATWYFGLPSSSSHTLIGSIIGVGLMNQLMHGPSGTSGVDWGQALGVGKSLLFSPIVGFLCAALLLLVLKTLVKIPELYKEPPKDQPPPFWIRCLLILTCTGVSFAHGSNDGQKGMGLIMLILIGTVPAAYALNKAVTPAETQTFVAVANQAAATFGKYTNGVAPSANPRADVELYVQHRELTPAVIPAVQQLSTSLATAVGASGSMAAVPQRDVDNVRNTMYLVSEAIRLIEKSGQPAFAADDKLAIDNYRKQLDHATKFIPTWVKVAVAIALGLGTMVGWKRIVVTVGEKIGKQHLTYGQGASAELVAMLTIGAADVYGLPVSTTHVLSSGVAGTMAANGSGLQWGTVRSLVLAWVLTLPASIVLAGGLYWLFRSVG, encoded by the coding sequence ATGAATCAACCTGCTTCGTCTACCCCGAACAATTCGGGTTCCGTCGAGCGCACCAGGCAGCTCGGCTATGCCGTCTTCCTGCTGGTGCTCGCGATCGGTGCAATCTATATCGCCACGCACCTGATCGACGATCTGTCGCCGATGCGCGAAGGATCGCTGTTCCCGTACCTGATGCTCGGCGCCGCGCTGCTGATCGCGCTCGGCTTCGAGTTCGTCAACGGTTTCCACGACACCGCGAACGCGGTGGCCACCGTGATCTATACGCACTCGCTGACGCCGAACGTCGCGGTGATCTGGTCCGGCCTGTGGAACTTCCTCGGCGTGATGATCTCGAGCGGTGCTGTCGCGTTCGGCATCCTGCAGCTTCTGCCGGTCGAGCTGATCCTGCAGGTGGGCAGCGGTGCGGGCTTCTCGATGGTGTTCGCGCTGCTGATCGCCGCGATCGTGTGGAACCTCGCGACCTGGTATTTCGGGTTGCCGTCGTCGAGCTCGCATACGCTGATCGGGTCGATCATCGGCGTCGGGCTGATGAACCAGCTGATGCACGGGCCGTCCGGCACGAGCGGTGTCGACTGGGGCCAGGCGCTCGGTGTCGGCAAGTCGCTGCTGTTCTCGCCGATCGTCGGCTTCCTGTGCGCGGCGCTGCTGCTGCTCGTGCTGAAAACCCTCGTGAAGATTCCGGAGCTGTACAAGGAGCCGCCGAAGGATCAGCCGCCGCCGTTCTGGATTCGCTGCCTGCTGATCCTGACCTGCACCGGCGTGTCGTTCGCGCACGGCTCGAACGACGGGCAGAAAGGGATGGGCCTCATCATGCTGATCCTGATCGGCACGGTGCCGGCCGCCTACGCGCTGAACAAGGCCGTCACGCCGGCCGAGACGCAGACCTTCGTAGCGGTCGCGAACCAGGCAGCCGCGACGTTCGGGAAGTACACGAACGGCGTCGCACCGTCCGCGAACCCGCGCGCTGACGTCGAGCTTTACGTCCAGCATCGCGAACTGACGCCGGCCGTGATCCCCGCCGTGCAGCAGTTGTCCACGTCGCTCGCGACCGCGGTCGGTGCATCGGGCTCGATGGCGGCCGTGCCGCAGCGTGACGTCGACAACGTGCGCAACACGATGTATCTGGTATCCGAAGCAATCCGCCTGATCGAGAAGTCCGGTCAGCCCGCGTTCGCCGCCGACGACAAGCTCGCGATCGACAACTATCGCAAGCAGCTCGACCACGCAACCAAGTTCATTCCGACTTGGGTGAAGGTTGCGGTCGCGATCGCACTGGGCCTCGGCACGATGGTGGGCTGGAAGCGGATCGTCGTGACCGTCGGCGAGAAAATCGGCAAGCAGCATCTGACGTACGGACAGGGCGCGTCGGCCGAACTCGTCGCGATGCTCACGATCGGCGCAGCCGACGTGTACGGATTGCCCGTATCGACGACGCACGTGCTGTCGTCAGGCGTCGCAGGCACGATGGCGGCGAACGGATCGGGCTTGCAATGGGGCACGGTGCGCAGCCTCGTGCTGGCGTGGGTGCTGACGCTGCCGGCGTCGATCGTGCTTGCCGGCGGACTCTATTGGCTGTTCCGGTCGGTGGGATAA
- a CDS encoding histidine phosphatase family protein, with translation MNMHASLRLIAHASTRAMRTGTFPDDDPLDAHGLAEALALRDRWTGVTGALVLCSPARCAVQTADALGLHADVDDALRDIDYRNWRGKRLHDLARDMPDELSAWIGDPSASPHGGESFDAAMRRAGTWLNALQHGRDIVAITHAPIVRAAVAHALRMDPGAATRIDVAPLSCTTFAASPHGWMLIADDDRRDTAT, from the coding sequence ATGAACATGCATGCCTCGCTGCGCCTGATCGCACACGCATCGACCCGCGCGATGCGTACCGGCACGTTTCCCGACGACGATCCGCTCGACGCGCACGGGCTCGCCGAAGCCTTGGCACTGCGCGACCGGTGGACAGGCGTGACCGGCGCGCTCGTGTTGTGCAGCCCGGCCCGCTGTGCGGTGCAGACCGCCGATGCGCTCGGCCTGCACGCCGACGTCGATGACGCACTGCGCGACATCGATTACCGGAACTGGCGTGGCAAGCGGCTGCACGACCTCGCGCGCGACATGCCTGACGAATTGAGCGCGTGGATCGGCGATCCGTCCGCGTCGCCGCACGGCGGCGAATCGTTCGACGCAGCGATGCGCCGTGCCGGCACATGGTTGAACGCGCTGCAACACGGCCGCGACATCGTCGCCATCACGCATGCGCCGATCGTTCGCGCGGCCGTCGCGCATGCGCTGCGGATGGATCCCGGCGCGGCAACCCGCATCGACGTCGCACCGCTGTCGTGCACGACATTCGCTGCGTCGCCGCACGGATGGATGTTGATCGCCGACGACGATCGGCGCGACACTGCCACATAG
- a CDS encoding LysR family transcriptional regulator: MLERFHLVVIREVERQGSLTAAANTLHLTQSALSHTVRKIEQQLGTPIWDREGRGLRLTQGGQYLLKLANRLLPQFELAEERMKQYAKGERGTLRIGMECHPCYQWLLKVVSPYLSRWPDVDVDVKQRFQFGGIGALFGYDIDVLVTPDPLNKPGLRFDPVFDYEQVLVVADSHRFANADYVTPEQLTDEILITYPVETDRLDIYNQFLTPAGIVPKRHKSIETTDIMLQMVASGRGVAALPRWLADEYADRMPVVPVKLGKKGIAKQIFLGIREADASIDYLAAFVALARESTWSAPRMLR; the protein is encoded by the coding sequence ATGCTGGAACGATTCCATCTCGTCGTCATTCGTGAGGTCGAGCGCCAGGGCTCGCTGACCGCGGCCGCCAATACGCTGCATCTCACGCAATCGGCGCTCAGCCATACCGTCCGGAAAATCGAGCAGCAGCTCGGCACGCCGATCTGGGATCGCGAGGGTCGCGGCCTGCGGCTCACGCAGGGCGGGCAGTATCTGCTGAAGCTGGCGAACCGGCTGCTGCCGCAGTTCGAGCTCGCCGAGGAGCGGATGAAGCAGTACGCGAAAGGCGAGCGCGGCACGCTGCGCATCGGGATGGAGTGCCACCCGTGCTACCAGTGGCTGCTGAAGGTCGTGTCGCCTTACCTGTCGCGCTGGCCCGACGTCGACGTGGACGTGAAGCAGCGCTTCCAGTTTGGCGGCATCGGCGCGCTGTTCGGCTATGACATCGACGTGCTCGTGACGCCCGATCCGCTGAACAAGCCGGGCCTGCGCTTCGACCCTGTGTTCGACTACGAGCAGGTGCTGGTGGTCGCCGATTCACACCGGTTCGCGAACGCCGACTACGTGACGCCCGAACAGCTGACCGACGAGATCCTGATCACTTACCCGGTCGAAACCGACCGGCTCGACATCTACAACCAGTTCCTGACGCCGGCCGGCATCGTGCCGAAGCGGCACAAGTCGATCGAGACGACCGACATCATGCTGCAGATGGTCGCGAGCGGGCGCGGCGTGGCCGCGCTGCCGAGATGGCTGGCCGACGAATACGCCGACCGGATGCCGGTCGTGCCGGTCAAGCTCGGCAAGAAGGGAATTGCGAAGCAGATCTTCCTCGGCATCCGCGAAGCGGATGCGTCGATCGACTATCTGGCCGCGTTCGTCGCGCTGGCGCGCGAATCGACGTGGAGCGCGCCGCGCATGCTGCGCTAG
- a CDS encoding CbtB domain-containing protein, which produces MSEAVLKPAVVPAPIPVRELLPWAVFVGLILLLAIYFVGAEQGATSLVPGMYVHEFVHDGRHLLGFPCH; this is translated from the coding sequence ATGAGCGAAGCAGTGCTGAAGCCGGCGGTCGTGCCGGCGCCCATCCCCGTCCGTGAATTGTTGCCGTGGGCCGTGTTCGTCGGCCTGATCCTGTTGCTCGCGATTTACTTCGTCGGCGCGGAACAGGGTGCGACGTCGCTCGTGCCGGGCATGTACGTCCACGAATTCGTCCACGACGGTCGCCATCTGCTCGGCTTCCCCTGCCACTGA
- a CDS encoding CbtA family protein, translating into MVGKLLMRGMLAGIAAGLLTFGFAKVVGEPQVDQAISFEEKLDAAKGDAPEPELVSRHTQAGLGLLTGVVTYGAAFGGLFSLVFAYAYGRGSRLPARPLAAWLALAAFIALVIVPNIKYPANPPSVGDPDTIGYRTGLFFLMIAISIATMVFSVNVRRHLLAKLGQWNASIVAGLVFVAIIAAVQLGLPSINEVPAAFPAAVLWKFRVAAIGMQVITWTTIGLLFGAWVERTERVGMRAA; encoded by the coding sequence ATGGTCGGAAAGCTGCTCATGCGCGGGATGCTCGCAGGCATCGCCGCAGGCCTTCTCACGTTCGGTTTCGCGAAAGTCGTCGGCGAACCGCAAGTCGATCAGGCAATCTCCTTTGAAGAAAAACTCGATGCCGCCAAGGGCGACGCGCCGGAACCCGAGCTAGTGAGCCGCCACACGCAGGCCGGCCTCGGTCTGCTGACGGGCGTCGTGACCTACGGCGCGGCATTCGGCGGACTGTTCTCGCTGGTCTTTGCGTACGCGTATGGCCGAGGCAGCCGCCTCCCGGCACGGCCGCTGGCCGCGTGGCTCGCGCTGGCTGCGTTCATCGCCCTCGTGATCGTGCCGAACATCAAGTACCCGGCCAATCCGCCGTCGGTCGGCGACCCGGACACGATCGGCTATCGCACGGGCCTGTTCTTCCTGATGATTGCGATCTCGATCGCGACGATGGTGTTCTCGGTCAACGTGCGCCGCCACCTGCTGGCAAAGCTCGGCCAATGGAACGCGTCGATTGTCGCGGGGCTCGTGTTCGTCGCGATCATCGCGGCCGTGCAGCTCGGGCTGCCGTCGATCAACGAAGTGCCGGCAGCGTTCCCGGCCGCCGTGCTGTGGAAGTTCCGCGTCGCGGCGATCGGCATGCAGGTGATCACGTGGACGACGATCGGCCTGCTGTTCGGCGCATGGGTCGAACGCACCGAACGCGTCGGCATGCGCGCCGCCTGA
- a CDS encoding phosphonate degradation HD-domain oxygenase — protein MALTVEEIHGLYREHGHVAYSGEPVTQLEHALQSGLLAEEAGADEALVAAAFLHDLGHLLNRQGETPSARGIDDLHQYYVLPFLRPLFSDAVLEPIRLHVDAKRCLCRTDAGYFESLSPDSVRSLGLQGGIFSEEETAAFLQRPFAEDALRLRRWDDTAKEEGKVTPDLDHYMEIVARQVRAA, from the coding sequence ATGGCATTGACGGTGGAAGAGATCCACGGGCTGTATCGCGAGCATGGCCATGTGGCCTATAGCGGCGAGCCGGTCACGCAGCTCGAGCATGCATTGCAGAGCGGATTGCTGGCGGAAGAGGCGGGGGCTGACGAAGCGCTGGTCGCGGCAGCGTTCCTGCACGATCTCGGGCATCTGCTGAATCGCCAGGGCGAGACGCCGAGCGCGCGCGGGATCGACGATCTGCATCAGTATTACGTGCTGCCGTTCCTGCGGCCGTTGTTCTCCGACGCGGTGCTGGAGCCGATCCGGCTGCACGTCGACGCGAAGCGCTGCCTGTGTCGCACGGACGCCGGCTACTTCGAGAGCCTTTCGCCGGACTCGGTGCGCAGCCTCGGGCTGCAGGGCGGCATCTTCAGTGAAGAGGAGACGGCGGCGTTCCTGCAACGCCCCTTCGCAGAGGACGCGCTGCGTCTGCGCCGCTGGGACGATACGGCTAAGGAAGAGGGCAAGGTGACGCCGGATCTCGATCACTATATGGAGATCGTCGCGCGCCAGGTACGCGCGGCCTGA
- a CDS encoding 2OG-Fe(II) oxygenase, whose protein sequence is MNIADLQPAVESLEIAQRVNAIDWTTVDADLDRYGCARVPGLISASECATLASLYPRDALYRSRVVMARHGFGRGEYKYFAYPLPAIIAELRATIYPHLSPIANRWNKALGIDVRYPADHATFLDRCHAAGQTRPTPLILQYGADDYNCLHQDLYGEHVFPLQVAILLSAPGSDFTGGEFVLTEQRPRMQSRAEVVPLTQGDAVIFAVHGRPVQGTRGVYRVNLRHGVSRIRSGHRHTVGIIFHDAQ, encoded by the coding sequence GTGAACATTGCCGACCTGCAACCTGCCGTCGAATCGCTGGAAATCGCGCAACGCGTCAACGCGATCGACTGGACGACTGTCGATGCCGATCTCGATCGCTACGGATGCGCGCGCGTGCCGGGCCTGATCTCGGCAAGCGAGTGCGCGACGCTCGCATCGCTCTATCCGCGCGATGCGCTCTATCGTTCGCGCGTCGTGATGGCGCGGCACGGGTTCGGTCGCGGCGAATACAAGTATTTCGCGTACCCGCTCCCCGCGATCATCGCCGAGCTGCGTGCGACGATCTACCCGCATCTCTCGCCAATCGCGAATCGCTGGAACAAGGCACTCGGGATCGACGTCCGCTATCCGGCAGACCACGCGACCTTCCTCGATCGCTGCCACGCAGCAGGACAGACGCGACCGACGCCGCTGATCCTGCAATACGGCGCCGACGACTACAACTGCCTCCATCAGGACCTGTATGGCGAACATGTCTTTCCGCTTCAGGTTGCGATCCTGCTGTCGGCACCGGGCAGCGATTTCACTGGCGGCGAATTCGTGCTGACGGAACAGCGACCACGCATGCAGTCGCGTGCGGAAGTGGTGCCGCTGACGCAAGGCGACGCCGTCATCTTCGCCGTGCACGGCAGGCCCGTGCAAGGAACGCGCGGCGTCTATCGCGTCAACCTGCGCCACGGCGTCAGCCGGATTCGGAGTGGCCATCGCCACACGGTCGGCATCATCTTCCATGACGCACAGTGA